A part of Drosophila bipectinata strain 14024-0381.07 chromosome 3L, DbipHiC1v2, whole genome shotgun sequence genomic DNA contains:
- the LOC108130148 gene encoding uncharacterized protein encodes MQEIFARKVAICAVVIVILASISAEEVGQNGGVSDTKLLSFWEKILNAVKNYPWQSNSIEKESPETAHKKSVLWQRLTMATVL; translated from the coding sequence ATGCAAGAAATCTTCGCACGAAAAGTGGCCATTTGTGCTGTTGTTATTGTGATTTTGGCCAGTATTTCAGCTGAGGAAGTTGGCCAAAATGGAGGAGTTTCTGACACAAAGTTACTAAGTTTTTGGGAGAAAATTTTAAACGCTGTGAAGAACTACCCCTGGCAATCTAATAGTATTGAGAAGGAAAGCCCTGAAACTGCTCACAAAAAAAGTGTTTTATGGCAAAGACTTACAATGGCTACGGttctttaa
- the LOC108130118 gene encoding peritrophin-48: MLVTDGVLVASQTDCTTYYQCQGSVVTQMSCGSGLYFDKNAQQCVSTVPSTCTSASNPCLGKAVGTFAPSPTTCGGYYYCGASGPVQGSCPAGENFNPTTMACAYSNNYPCTESISNSGSSSTLSVALNLCNLVENGIYFGSPSSCSTWNLCQNNVLKSGSCPSGYVFNVEQMNCGYKTISSCSQVTNDPSLTGIISPTTCTTVGSKIAATACNQYYLCNPSRTYTLQTCSAGYYYDTVSQACVTRTAARNNCDRCVGTTLSFVNAYSISNCTNYLYCVNGVEQAEESCPTGFFFNEVQGSCVQGTEPQFLCCNPTLSNGTSTSGSSSSGTSSGTSSGTSSGTSSGTSSGTSSGTSSGTSSGTSSGTSSGTSSGTSSGTSSSGTSSGTSSSGTSSGTSSGTSSGTSSGTSSGTSSGTSSGTSSGTSSGTSSGTSSGTSSTGTSTGTSSSGTSSSGTSSSGTSSSGTSTSGTSTSEK, translated from the coding sequence ATGCTGGTGACCGATGGCGTCTTGGTGGCCAGCCAGACAGACTGCACCACCTACTACCAGTGCCAGGGATCGGTCGTCACTCAGATGTCCTGCGGCAGCGGGCTGTACTTCGACAAGAATGCCCAGCAGTGCGTCAGCACCGTACCGAGCACATGCACCAGTGCCAGTAATCCCTGCCTGGGCAAGGCGGTGGGCACCTTTGCTCCGTCCCCCACCACCTGTGGCGGCTACTACTACTGCGGCGCCTCCGGTCCCGTGCAGGGCAGCTGCCCCGCTGGCGAGAACTTTAATCCCACGACCATGGCCTGTGCCTATTCCAACAACTATCCCTGCACGGAGTCTATCTCCAACTCAGGCAGCAGCTCCACCCTGTCGGTCGCCCTCAACCTGTGCAATCTGGTCGAAAACGGAATCTACTTTGGCAGCCCGTCCAGCTGCTCCACGTGGAACCTTTGCCAGAACAACGTCCTCAAGAGCGGTTCATGTCCCAGCGGATATGTCTTCAATGTGGAGCAGATGAACTGCGGCTACAAGACGATCTCCTCTTGCTCCCAGGTGACGAACGATCCCTCGCTGACGGGCATCATTAGTCCGACGACCTGCACCACGGTTGGCAGCAAGATAGCAGCCACCGCCTGCAACCAGTATTACCTCTGCAATCCCTCCCGGACCTACACACTGCAGACCTGCTCCGCTGGATACTACTACGACACAGTGTCCCAGGCGTGCGTCACCAGAACGGCTGCCCGAAACAATTGTGATCGCTGCGTGGGCACCACCTTGTCCTTTGTGAACGCTTATTCAATCAGTAATTGCACCAACTATCTATACTGCGTCAACGGCGTGGAGCAGGCCGAGGAGTCCTGTCCCACGGGCTTCTTCTTCAACGAGGTCCAGGGTAGCTGTGTCCAGGGCACGGAGCCGCAGTTCCTCTGCTGCAATCCAACATTGAGCAACGGAACCTCTACATCTGGGAGCTCATCTTCAGGTACATCTTCTGGAACTTCCTCTGGAACTTCTTCAGGAACTTCCTCGGGAACTTCATCTGGAACTTCCTCGGGAACTTCATCTGGAACTTCCTCGGGAACTTCTTCTGGAACGTCCTCGGGAACTTCTTCTGGAACTTCCTCGGGAACTTCTTCTTCCGGAACTTCCTCTGGAACTTCCTCTTCTGGAACTTCCTCTGGAACTTCCTCGGGAACTTCCTCGGGAACTTCTTCTGGAACTTCCTCGGGAACTTCTTCTGGTACTTCCTCGGGAACTTCTTCTGGAACTTCCTCGGGAACTTCTTCTGGAACGTCCTCGGGAACTTCTTCTACCGGAACTTCCACTGGAACTTCCTCTTCTGGAACATCGTCTTCTGGAACTTCCTCTTCTGGAACTTCCTCTTCTGGAACCTCCACTTCTGGCACTTCCACCTCCGAAAAATAG
- the LOC108130124 gene encoding peritrophin-44 encodes MGAFNLRICVLAAGLLMASQAYAAYTMEQMCAQWSGKGYVGNPNDCTGWGFCQGQNLVAWGNCSPNQTYNAQLGICNWSNQTVCKSNPVSTCQLATSPMYVADPDNCNQYYNCDGKGNSQVFSCTTGSVFSASGPACVWGPTCPQDSICQYMLNDIFVGDPKHCGQYISCSKGVGTSGTCASGYYNLQTGNCEPKNTCDSSNSGSTTDDQFTVGDLSGAKTCANGWAAAKDLSTSEETVTYKFVSDGATCYGYYYCATKESVGVWNSCKTGTHFNPKAGQCVSPAAYACPYNRCGNVAATFMATVNSKCGTYTYCAKGTTANCPAADPYFDEVHSICTSGTLNYTVCTEEVNLTN; translated from the exons ATGGGAG CTTTTAATTTGAGGATATGTGTCCTGGCCGCTGGCCTACTGATGGCTTCCCAGGCCTACGCCGCCTACACGATGGAGCAAATGTGCGCTCAGTGGTCGGGTAAAGGATACGTGGGTAATCCGAACGATTGTACCGGCTGGGGCTTCTGTCAAGGCCAGAATCTGGTCGCGTGGGGAAATTGTTCTCCAAATCAAACCTACAACGCCCAATTGGGAATCTGCAACTGGTCCAACCAGACGGTGTGCAAGAGCAATCCAGTGTCAACTTGCCAGCTCGCCACCTCACCAATGTATGTGGCCGATCCGGACAATTGCAACCAGTACTATAACTGCGATGGAAAGGGAAATAGTCAAGTTTTTAGCTGTACCACCGGTTCTGTGTTTTCGGCCAGTGGACCAGCGTGCGTCTGGGGGCCCACATGCCCTCAGGACTCCATTTGCCAGTACATGCTGAACGATATCTTTGTTGGTGATCCGAAACACTGTGGACAATATATCTCATGTAGTAAGGGCGTCGGTACATCTGGCACGTGTGCTTCGGGCTATTATAACCTGCAAACTGGAAATTGCGAACCGAAAAACACATGCGATTCCTCAAACAGTGGTTCCACCACCGATGATCAGTTTACGGTTGGAGACCTGAGTGGCGCAAAAACTTGCGCAAATGGATGGGCTGCTGCAAAAGACTTATCAACATCTGAGGAAACTGTAACTTACAAATTTGTTTCCGACGGTGCCACCTGTTATGGTTACTATTACTGTGCAACTAAGGAATCAGTTGGAGTTTGGAACTCTTGCAAAACTGGCACCCACTTCAATCCAAAGGCCGGACAATGTGTGTCGCCTGCAGCCTATGCATGCCCCTACAATCGGTGCGGAAATGTGGCTGCCACATTCATGGCCACTGTGAACTCCAAATGTGGTACTTACACATATTGCGCCAAGGGAACCACGGCTAATTGCCCCGCCGCCGATCCCTATTTCGATGAGGTGCACAGCATTTGCACCAGTGGCACCCTCAATTATACGGTTTGCACAGAGGAAGTTAATTTGACTAACTAA
- the LOC108130122 gene encoding peritrophin-48, whose protein sequence is MTDKLLLATILCLMGSSALAQGLLEGNYNVTAFCNSVPTGTQLGSIVSCEYYYVCQSTGPVQVNCTSGYAYNYTQNACQPASQANCFYGLESPCSATTGESFAPVSGSCNKYYACNNGVSVGTGSCPAKTKFDATSRQCIWGSCSTDLVESDTPNLNSLCDVVPPNIWFGTTENCETWYKCTAGKADPSTGECSGDTTSFNVQKQICDYSTNNVCGRVTDQPLISTTTGACTSGTAPKGDATICSQYYQCQNQQWQTYNCAYGYYWDTLTSTCLTRQAATPTKGCNRCQYSTDMFVNAVDSGNCTNYYYCKNGAATSLYCDSGLFFNEERQGCVSDNDLETYTETYGACHGATASGSSSTTDAGSSDSSDSTASTAESSSTEESTTEATTTEKEE, encoded by the exons ATGACAGACAAACTCCTTCTGGCGACGATCCTCTGCCTGATGGGCTCCAGCGCCCTAGCTCAGGGCCTTCTCGAAGGCAACTACAACGTGACGGCATTCTGCAACTCGGTCCCAACCGGAACCCAGCTGGGCAGCATTGTGTCCTGCGAATACTACTACGTATGTCAGTCAACCGGTCCCGTTCAGGTCAACTGCACGTCCGGCTATGCCTACAACTACACGCAGAATGCCTGTCAACCGGCCAGCCAGGCTAACTGCTTCTACGGACTGGAAAGTCCTTGCAGTGCCACCACCGGCGAATCCTTCGCTCCTGTCTCCGGCTCCTGCAATAAGTACTATGCCTGTAATAATGGCGTCAGCGTCGGCACAGGATCCTGTCCCGCTAAAACCAAGTTCGACGCCACCAGCCGCCAATGCATCTGGGGATCTTGCTCCACCGATCTGGTGGAGAGCGACACCCCCAACCTGAACAGTCTTTGCGATGTGGTTCCGCCTAACATTTGGTTCGGTACCACCGAAAATTGCGAGACCTGGTACAAATGCACGGCTGGAAAAGCAGACCCAAGCACTGGCGAGTGTTCAGGTGACACTACA AGTTTCAACGTGCAGAAGCAAATTTGTGACTACTCGACCAATAATGTATGCGGACGTGTGACCGACCAGCCCCTCATCTCCACCACCACTGGCGCCTGCACGAGCGGCACCGCGCCCAAGGGCGACGCCACGATCTGCAGCCAGTACTACCAGTGCCAGAATCAGCAGTGGCAGACCTACAACTGCGCCTACGGCTACTACTGGGATACGCTTACGAGCACGTGCCTGACCCGCCAGGCGGCCACTCCCACCAAGGGCTGCAACCGCTGCCAGTACTCCACTGACATGTTCGTCAACGCCGTGGATTCAGGAAACTGCACCAACTATTACTATTGCAAGAACGGTGCGGCCACCTCTCTGTACTGCGATTCGGGACTGTTTTTCAATGAGGAAAGGCAAGGATGCGTCAGCGACAATGACCTCGAAACGTATACTGAGACCTATGGTGCCTGCCATGGAGCCACCGCTAGTGGCAGCTCTTCGACCACAGATGCGGGTTCCAGCGATTCCAGCGATTCCACCGCCAGTACCGCTGAGTCCTCCAGCACTGAAGAGTCCACCACAGAGGCCACTACCACGGAGAAAGAGGAATAG
- the obst-F gene encoding probable chitinase 10, with protein sequence MKCCWAFVVALGLCFQLGAGNVVDHHPGLKKIRLPLGDLTHICRGREEGELVAHPLDCNGYFACSRIPTLMYCDEGLQFDEDRRVCDLPDNTICRQSDSSGQGQSSLAETSELQWWPHKPRPVFVAVDVNSGEQVNPMEKYDPKDIECRHFGAYFLPHPTNCRLYFICAYGHLHRHQCGRGTRWNYEMSECQLNDQAVCYGHPKDEGPVEEVDIILGSTTPSSGAPVTVCYIVGSGGLTTLQQLLTDPETTEVSTVTVPVPPRAETSAAVNAALTCPSIEQSYMPHPEDCSKYYICIGGMPVLTSCPKGLFWDQKSGYCEMEKNVKCFQN encoded by the exons ATGAAATGCTGTTGGGCATTTGTGGTGGCACTCGGATTGTGTTTTCAACTGGGAGCGGGTAATGTCGTTGACCACCATCCGGGGCTGAAGAAAATTCGACTTCCACTGGGTGATCTCACTCAC ATTTGTCGTGGACGCGAAGAGGGTGAATTGGTGGCTCACCCACTGGACTGCAATGGTTACTTTGCCTGTTCCCGGATTCCCACTCTCATGTACTGCGATGAGGGGCTTCAGTTCGATGAGGATCGTCGGGTTTGTGATCTCCCAGATAACACCATTTGCCGGCAGAGTGATTCTTCTGGACAAGGTCAGAGTAGTCTAGCCGAAACCTCCGAGCTGCAGTGGTGGCCCCATAAGCCCCGTCCCGTTTTCGTGGCCGTTGATGTAAATAGTGGGGAGCAAGTGAATCCCATGGAGAAGTATGATCCAAAGGACATCGAATGCCGGCACTTTGGCGCCTACTTCCTGCCCCATCCCACCAATTGTCGGCTGTACTTCATCTGCGCCTACGGCCATCTGCACCGTCACcagtgtgggcgtggcacccgGTGGAATTACGAGATGTCCGAGTGTCAGTTGAACGATCAGGCCGTTTGCTACGGGCATCCCAAGGACGAGGGTCCTGTGGAGGAGGTGGATATTATTTTGGGGAGCACAACACCTAGCAGTGGAGCTCCGGTAACCGTTTGCTATATTGTGGGATCCGGTGGACTCACCACTCTCCAGCAGCTGCTCACGGATCCGGAAACCACCGAGGTGTCTACGGTGACCGTGCCGGTTCCTCCGCGGGCCGAGACCAGTGCCGCCGTTAACGCGGCACTCACGTGTCCCTCCATCGAACAGAGCTATATGCCCCATCCGGAGGACTGCAGCAAGTACTATATCTGCATCGGGGGCATGCCGGTGCTTACCTCCTGCCCCAAGGGTCTATTCTGGGACCAGAAATCGGGCTACTGCGAGATGGAGAAAAATGTCAAGTGTTTCcagaattga
- the Ssk gene encoding protein snakeskin — translation MVSVETVGSIFIKALKLIINLVIIFLYRWGDGGEFLGIGGTWNLNEEKSADAEIVASGVMVGFLIYTGCHTIAYAFGTTKHKGELCDTIMNVVGTIMWIAVGGVALHYWKGYMSDEGFLYVNSERQVGIAMGSLCVIEGALYLLDTVLACIHYSKGDTDYTQ, via the exons ATGGTGTCCGTGGAGACAGTTGGTTCTATTTTCATCAAGGCCCTGAAGCTG ATCATCAACTTGGTGATCATCTTTCTGTATCGTTGGGGCGATGGCGGAGAATTCCTGGGTATCGGAGGCACTTGGAACTTGAACGAGGAGAAGAGCGCGGATGCGGAAATTGTGGCTTCTGGAGTGATGGTTGGATTCCTGATCTACACAGGATGTCATACGATTGCCTATGCCTTTGGAACTACCAAGCACAAGGG AGAACTCTGTGACACCATCATGAACGTGGTTGGCACCATCATGTGGATCGCCGTGGGCGGAGTGGCTCTCCACTACTGGAAGGGATACATGTCCGACGAGGGATTCCTGTACGTGAACTCGGAACGCCAGGTGGGCATTGCCATGGGATCGCTCTGCGTGATCGAGGGTGCCCTGTATCTGCTGGATACCGTTCTGGCCTGCATACACTACTCCAAGGGCGACACCGACTACACGCAGTAG
- the LOC108130126 gene encoding peritrophin-44: MMKSKHIYIFLVVLACLANFSAAASAGDYEELCRLFKNGTLIRKPGTCNQYIECYDGEGTLQTCPSDQSFDSSKSQCVEKLENSHLYCGNRCEGKDGVWVSDPTECHKYFYCNDGVSLAGMCPVNQHFNETSQSCMHGQDSICVDVNNICEILPDKTKFRKEDDCAGYYECKSGVHVENTCITDKSRKYFDVESGNCVEPNKVDCTAHSTQKVCSASKTTVFKSDGATCRGYFLCKALEIVEDLEPIWLQCPEGYFFDEDRQVCGKANTVVCTHNRCDGRGTSLVASSSNNCHNYIRCVDNKEVEEETCHFDHFFDEEISACSSKIIYDKCCDGRD; encoded by the exons ATGATGA aatccaaacatatttatatttttttggtggtgtTGGCGTGTCTTGCCAATTTCTCGGCTGCCGCATCTGCCGGAGACTACGAGGAGCTTTGCCGACTATTTAAAAATGGTACTCTTATTCGTAAGCCCGGTACTTGTAACCAGTATATCGAGTGCTATGATGGTGAGGGGACCCTGCAGACCTGTCCATCCGACCAGTCGTTTGACTCCAGCAAGTCACAGTGCGTGGAAAAACTGGAAAATAGTCACCTATATTGCGGCAATCGGTGCGAGGGAAAGGACGGAGTCTGGGTATCGGATCCCACGGAGTGCCACAAGTACTTCTATTGTAACGATGGAGTTTCATTGGCGGGCATGTGTCCAGTGAACCAGCATTTCAACGAGACCTCGCAGAGTTGTATGCATGGACAGGACTCTATTTGCGTCGATGTGAACAACATTTGCGAG ATCCTGCCCGATAAGACGAAATTCCGCAAGGAAGACGATTGCGCTGGCTACTATGAATGTAAAAGTGGAGTGCACGTTGAAAACACCTGCATCACGGACAAGAGTCGTAAATATTTCGACGTAGAGAGCGGCAACTGCGTGGAGCCCAACAAGGTCGATTGCACCGCCCACTCCACGCAGAAGGTTTGCTCTGCCAGCAAAACGACGGTTTTCAAGTCCGACGGTGCCACTTGCCGCGGATACTTCCTGTGCAAGGCTCTGGAAATTGTGGAGGATCTGGAACCCATCTGGCTGCAGTGCCCCGAGGGCTATTTCTTTGACGAGGACCGTCAGGTGTGCGGCAAAGCTAATACAGTGGTCTGCACCCACAACAGGTGCGACGGCCGCGGCACAAGCCTGGTGGCCAGTAGCAGCAACAACTGCCACAACTACATCCGCTGTGTTGACAAcaaggaggtggaggaggagacCTGCCATTTTGACCATTTCTTCGACGAGGAAATCTCAGCCTGCAGCTCCAAGATCATTTATGATAAGTGCTGTGATGGTCGGGATTGA
- the LOC108130123 gene encoding peritrophin-48, whose product MNTMKRASGILSLLFVASALGSVIEDFEYLEVSDMCGLLPLGTNFLRPNTCDNWVSCAGNFSVFEQGTCASGLYYNKTTGRCANAASVSCPYKNVATEPANVCANETDGSFVMDPTSRTCRGYILCKNRKQIKANCPNELIFHPISRSCVYQNQYTCPETQTKTASPTCRALTNGTRLAHPKQCVQYYECDDDILHERSCPAQMAYDSARGRCVDMDAAECFEGAVLPEPENTFCLDEATGSARVGYFADEESCSNYYICGEPVADKHDTEPKHMSCPLGQYFDSEKLSCRDRMNVRCRLDRCIGTNMSYVNVDGNCQAYGRCSNGLTVSMGHCPSGYYFDERSQGCSLTNFNYIACSAQVSDTTEA is encoded by the exons ATGAACACGATGAAGCGAG ccaGCGGAATCCTGTCGCTGCTGTTTGTGGCCAGCGCCTTGGGCAGCGTGATCGAGGACTTTGAGTATTTGGAGGTGTCCGACATGTGCGGCCTGCTGCCTTTGGGAACCAACTTCCTGCGCCCCAACACCTGCGACAACTGGGTGTCCTGCGCAGGAAATTTCAGTGTCTTTGAGCAGGGTACATGTGCTTCGGGTCTCTATTACAACAAGACGACAGGACGTTGCGCCAACGCGGCTTCTGTCAGCTGTCCGTACAAGAATGTGGCCACGGAACCAGCCAACGTGTGCGCCAATGAAACAGACGGTTCCTTTGTGATGGATCCCACCAGCAGGACATGCCGCGGCTATATTCTGTGCAAGAACCGCAAGCAAATCAAGGCCAACTGCCCCAACGAGCTGATATTCCATCCGATCTCCCGCTCTTGCGTCTACCAAAACCAATACACATGCCCCGAGACCCAGACAAAGACAGCCAGTCCCACCTGTCGGGCCCTGACCAACGGCACTAGGCTGGCCCATCCAAAGCAGTGCGTCCAGTACTACGAGTGCGACGATGATATCCTCCACGAGCGCTCCTGCCCCGCCCAGATGGCCTACGACTCGGCCAGGGGCCGATGCGTCGATATGGATGCGGCAGAGTGCTTTGAGGGAGCCGTCTTGCCGGAACCGGAGAACACCTTCTGCCTGGATGAGGCCACCGGATCCGCCCGTGTTGGATACTTCGCCGACGAGGAGTCCTGCTCGAACTACTACATCTGTGGCGAGCCCGTCGCCGACAAGCACGACACGGAGCCGAAGCACATGAGCTGCCCCCTGGGCCAGTACTTCGATTCTGAAAAATTGTCCTGCCGCGACCGCATGAACGTCCGCTGCCGCCTGGACAGATGCATCGGCACCAACATGTCCTACGTGAACGTGGATGGTAACTGCCAGGCCTACGGCCGTTGCTCCAACGGACTGACCGTCAGCATGGGTCACTGCCCCAGCGGCTACTACTTCGACGAGCGAAGCCAGGGATGCAGCCTGACGAACTTTAACTACATCGCCTGCTCGGCCCAGGTCTCGGACACGACAGAGGCATAG
- the LOC108130127 gene encoding peritrophin-44 has translation MKNFGTVIGPAAALVLLLLQSFGPVSARDEDICRLFSNNTVIRDPESCSKSITCIDFVSHYSTCSGDTAFFNKDTGKCVKSLSDESSCSISCSQSATQFLADPKSCYGYYYCQDQETALYGTCPQNTHFNATTQTCTRQHESACTTSSFEYCYIVKDGVNFDNRQGCDQYHVCSKGSLQSKTCSGQYYQASAGECQNKALVECEAHPLPKDVCGTVKSPKANKFVTDGATCRGYFYCAKQQDGTPDANPQWNQCPEDRFFDAKTESCRLANQVTCAADRCDGRTLDFVVSSSKGCRSYLRCSNGVTLDEKSCGNLFFDEEKGSCVQQITTYPVCA, from the exons ATGAAAA aCTTTGGAACTGTTATTGGCCCAGCAGCGGCACTGgtattgttgctgctgcaatcTTTCGGTCCTGTGAGTGCACGCGACGAGGATATTTGCCGTTTATTTTCCAACAATACTGTCATCCGGGATCCGGAATCCTGCAGCAAGTCCATCACCTGCATCGATTTTGTGAGTCATTATAGCACCTGCTCCGGCGACACTGCATTCTTTAATAAGGACACCGGAAAGTGCGTGAAGAGCTTGTCGGATGAGTCCAGTTGCTCCATTTCGTGCTCCCAATCGGccacccagtttttggccgaTCCCAAGTCCTGCTATGGCTACTACTATTGCCAGGATCAGGAGACGGCCTTGTACGGCACATGCCCGCAAAACACTCATTTCAATGCCACCACCCAGACCTGCACCCGCCAGCACGAATCGGCCTGCACCACCAGCAGCTTTGAGTATTGCTATATTGTGAAGGATGGAGTGAATTTCGACAATCGCCAGGGATGTGACCAGTACCATGTCTGTAGCAAAGGTAGCCTCCAATCTAAGACCTGCTCAGGCCAGTATTATCAGGCCAGCGCGGGAGAATGTCAGAACAAGGCCCTGGTCGAATGCGAAGCCCATCCCTTGCCCAAGGACGTTTGCGGCACGGTGAAAAGTCCGAAAGCGAATAAATTCGTTACCGATGGAGCCACCTGCCGGGGCTACTTCTACTGTGCCAAGCAACAGGACGGTACGCCGGACGCCAATCCCCAGTGGAACCAGTGCCCCGAGGACCGCTTCTTTGATGCAAAAACCGAGTCTTGCCGTCTAGCCAATCAAGTAACCTGCGCCGCAGATCGTTGCGATGGTCGCACCCTCGATTTTGTGGTCAGCTCCTCCAAAGGATGCCGTAGTTATTTACGCTGTTCGAATGGGGTCACCCTGGATGAGAAGTCCTGCGGAAACTTATTCTTTGACGAGGAGAAGGGTTCCTGTGTCCAGCAGATCACTACCTATCCCGTGTGTGCCTAG
- the LOC108130125 gene encoding peritrophin-48 has protein sequence MYSKLLVLFGLALVPGLEALGTFDPNVICGLVVNGTKMNDPRACNAWIQCIDGTPVSGTCSSGFFYDRESEQCLASDTVKCVSSDPCAALANGFTADPYSCNGYYYCVNGKGNHGACSPGMNYSPGTEDCIRNFPCAAKMDPDSICNILPDGVFIKDSTNCNGWQMCWNGQVLNGTCPGTFYFSASAAECVYPKDEVCAFTPAPVIADEGVCPQAGVFVSDNSTCNGYYYCRELADGEMSLEHGVCSDGRFFVATDGGACVPRSKVKCDFDRCVGLGNSTIQLANESDDGCRGYSLCQDGSVIGQGTCPQDEYFDELSQRCTTQVISYPACQLSSGTTVPPEAEPTV, from the exons ATGT ATTCCAAGCTTCTCGTTCTATTTGGACTCGCCTTAGTCCCAGGACTGGAGGCTTTGGGGACCTTCGATCCAAATGTCATCTGCGGCCTTGTGGTGAACGGCACCAAGATGAACGATCCTCGGGCCTGCAACGCCTGGATTCAGTGCATCGACGGCACACCAGTTAGTGGCACTTGCAGCTCGGGATTTTTTTACGACCGTGAGAGCGAGCAGTGCCTCGCCTCCGACACGGTAAAGTGTGTGTCCAGTGATCCGTGTGCCGCGTTGGCCAATGGATTCACCGCCGATCCGTACTCCTGCAACGGATACTACTACTGCGTGAACGGCAAGGGAAATCATGGAGCCTGCAGTCCGGGAATGAACTACAGCCCCGGTACAGAGGACTGCATTCGTAATTTTCCGTGCGCAGCCAAGATGGATCCGGACAGTATATGCAACATCCTGCCAGACGGCGTATTCATCAAGGATTCGACCAACTgcaacggctggcagatgtgCTGGAACGGCCAGGTCCTGAACGGCACGTGTCCGGGCACCTTTTACTTCAGCGCCTCAGCGGCGGAATGCGTTTATCCAAAGGACGAGGTGTGCGCCTTCACCCCGGCTCCGGTGATCGCTGACGAGGGCGTGTGCCCCCAAGCCGGAGTGTTTGTGTCGGACAATAGCACTTGCAACGGCTATTATTACTGCCGGGAATTGGCCGATGGTGAGATGTCCTTGGAGCATGGCGTGTGTTCGGACGGGAGGTTCTTCGTAGCCACAGACGGTGGTGCCTGTGTGCCCCGGTCGAAGGTGAAGTGCGACTTTGATCGGTGCGTGGGTCTGGGCAACTCCACGATCCAGCTGGCCAACGAATCGGACGACGGCTGCCGAGGATATTCTCTTTGCCAGGATGGGAGTGTCATCGGACAGGGCACCTGCCCGCAGGACGAGTACTTTGACGAGCTGAGTCAGCGGTGCACCACCCAGGTGATATCTTATCCCGCCTGCCAGCTATCATCCGGCACCACCGTGCCCCCGGAGGCGGAGCCAACGGTCTGA